AAGAGTTAGGCATTGGGTCCAATATCTTGGTTATAGGGACAGTTGCAAGGCTTGTACCGGTAAAAGGCATTATGTATTTGATCGAAGCTGTCCCTTTGATACTAAAATCATATAAAAACAGCCTTAAATTCCTTATAGTGGGAGACGGATTGCAAAAAGATGCCATAGAAAAAAGAATAAAGGAGTTGAACCTAGAAGAAAATATAATCCTTACCGGCATGAGAAATGACATATACGAGTTAATGTCCGCAATGGATATCTATGTCCAGCCTTCTCTCAATGAAGGAATGGGAATAACCCTTATCCAGGCACAAGCCGTAGGGCTTCCTATAGTTGCGTCAAGAGTACAGGGTATCCCTAATGCAATAAAAGAAAATGAAACAGGCATGCTTATCCCTCCAAAAGACCCGGCAGCTTTATCTAAAGCTGTTTTAAAACTGATTGAAAACGTGGATTTAAGAAAAAACATGAGCGCTCGGGCAAAGATCTGGGTTTGTGAAACCATAGACGGCTGCAGGCGTTTTAGCCCTGAAAGAATGATAAAGATGCATGAGAAGTTGTATGAAGAAATGATACAGGAAGTTTAAACTTACAAAAGCATGAACATCCTTATATACGATGAAAACTTTCATAACATTTACGGTACCGTTAAATACATACTGCCGGTTGTTGAGCTTTTATCCAAAAAACATGATATTACCCTATTAGGAGATAGTTATTTCGATCCTAATGATTTCAAGATGCATTATGGCATAGCTTTAAAAGATGTAAACCCGCAATACCTGGATTATAGACATTCCGGCATAAACCTTATCTCGCACTGGCAGCATATCAAAAAATGTGGCCAAATATCTGAAATAACAGAAAATTATGATGTATTTATAAATAACAAGTACGAAAACCATTGGGAAATAAAACCCAGGGCAAAACAAAATATCGGCCTTATTTACTTCCCTCTCAACCCTTACCACAGGTACCTGCAGGAGGAGCCGCATAAATTCATAAAAAATACCTTAAGAAAATTACTCTTAAGCTCGCCTAAAAAATACGACTTTGCAGACCAATACCAACAGACCGTTACAGTAAGCGATTTTAGCAAAAAGTTAGTCCAGAAGTTCTGGAATTTCAAAGAAGTCTCTGTGATATACCCCTGGATAGACATTATGGCGGAAAACAAGAAAACAGAAAAAAAGAATGTTATATGTTCAGTTTTAAGGTTCCGCTCGCATTACTCACAGCACCTGGATAGAATGATAGATAGTTTTAAAATTCTGCACAAGAGCGAAGCAAAAGGCTGGTCTTTTCATATTGCGCTCGGAATTAGGCATAGCGGTAATGAAAAAATAATACGTTATATAGAGCATTTAAGGTCTTTGGCACAGGGGTATCCTGTTTATTTTCATATAAATCTATCCAATGAAAGACTTTCGGACCTGTACGGAATGTCAAAAATATTCTGGCAAATTACAGGGTACGGAAGCCATGTTGATAAAAATCCGGAACATTTCGAACCCTTTGGCATGCCTACGGTTGAAGCTATGAATAATCAGTGCGTCCCTGTTGCTCTAAATGAGGGAGGGCAAAAAGAAATAGTGGAAAACAATATATCCGGATTTCTTATAAGCAACCTGGACGAGTTCAGGCAGGCGACTCTTTTATTGATAAATAAGCCGGAAGTTTTAAATGCTTTTTCTAAAAATGCTTATATTAGGAGTATGATGTTCTCTAAGGAGAGATTTATTTTACAGTTTAGCAAAATTCTGGATAAATTAGTATAATAAGATTATTGGGAAACCAATAATCTTTGATTACAGTGATTAGTAACTGCGTTTACAGTGACACTTCGACGGTGATTAATCATTGTGATCTTGAAGTTAATCACCGTAATCAGAAGTAAGAAATCACTGTACTCAATATGAATGAAATGAATATTATTCCTCATTCAAAACCATTTATCGGCAGTTCGGAGATTGAACAAGTATGCAAAATACTTGCTTCCGGGAAAATTGCTGCCGGCACCCAAGTATCTTTGTTTGAAAAATATTTCTCAAAATTTATGGGGCTAAAAAATGCCGCAGCTGTTTCATCCGGAACGGCAGCTCTCTACCTGGCGCTCCTTGCGCTTAAAATAAAAAATAATGACGAAGTAATAATACCGAGTTACGTATGCACTGCGGTATTAAATGCCGTTACCCTCTCAAATGCTAAACCTGTGTTTGCTGATTGCAACAGTGATGATTATAACATATCGGCAGAAGACACTAAAAAAAAGATCACAACAAGGACAAAAGCTATTATAGTTCCGCACTTGTTCGGCTTGCCTGCTGATATTAAAACAATATGTTCTTTTGGCATACCGGTAATTGAAGACTGCGCTCAAACTCTTTCGGCGGATTGTTACGGCAAAAAAGCTGGCCAGTGGGGAGAAATATCGATATATTCATTTTATGCAACAAAACCTTTTACGACAGGTGAAGGCGGGATGGCCCTGTCAAACAATAAGAAATATACTGAATTTATTATCGATTACATCAATTATGATGAAAAAACGGATTTAGAACCAAGGTTTAACTTTAAAATGACTGACTTCCAGGCCGGGCTGGGCATAATCCAGCTTAAACGGTTACCTGATTTTCTTAAAATGCGTAAAATCATAGCAAACAAATACAACAAAGCATTCTCAGAAAAGGGATTACTGCTACCTGTCTCTTATCCGGAAAAAGAACATACTTTTTTCAGGTACGTTATCGGCAATGTAGCTAAGATAGATAAAAAGCTTTCAGCTTTTCAAAAAAAGGGTGTTACGGTGCGAAGACCTATTTTCATGCCTTTACACCTATACTTGAAAAAGAAAGGTTTTATCAATTCCGAAAAAGCCTGGAATACTTCTATATCACTTCCAATCTACCCGCAAATGACAAATAAAGAGATAGATAAAGTAATAGAGATTGCAGACGATATTTTATAGCGTATAGAATCCCCATGTTTAAGGTGTAAGGGATAAGGTCTAAGGTCTAAGATTTAAAACTTACCCCTTACACCTTGTTCCTTATCCATGTTTTTATACGCTTTCCGCTGCACGCTAATAAAGGATTCTTAATGATAGTAGGTATTCATCAGCCGCAGTTTATGCCCTGGTTGGGTTATCTGGACAAAATACTTAAGTCCGATATTTTTGTATTCCTTGATGATGTGCAATTTAAGAAAAATGAATGGCAAAACAGGAACCGTATAAAAACCGCTCAAGGGCCTCAATGGCTGACCGTCCCCGTTTCATTCCACTTTCCTGAAAAAATAACAGAAGTAAAGATCAATAACGAAACAAACTGGAAAAAAAATCACAACAATGCTTTTATTACAAATTATACAAAGGCAAAGTATTCTAACGATATTGTAATGCTTTTTTCTGATGTTTATGGAAAAGACTGGGAATATTTATCAGAACTTAACATTCAAGTTACCCTTAAGCTAATGGGATACCTGGGAATAAAAACTAAAACATTACGCTCCTCAGAAATGGAAACCACGGGCACTTCAACAGAAAGGCTGGTGAGCATCTGCCGGCAATTAGAAGCTGACATATATCTATCTGGAGCGGGCGGGAAAGATTACCTTGAGGAAAACAAGTTTTCCGAAGCTAATATCAAGGTTATTTTCCAGGAGTTCAAACATCCTGTTTATCCACAGTGTTTCGGAGAATTCATTTCAAACCTATCGGCCATTGACCTGTTATTCAATTGCGGCCCGGACAGCAGGGATATACTTATTAGATAAGGGTTAAGATATAGATTATGGAAAAATAAGAATTTTTACAGTTAGTTTAATCTCTTTACCTTTATTTTAATCTGTACCATGAACGCTAAATAATATATGGATAACTGATGAAACGTGTGTTGGCACTCCTATTTATACTGCTACTTTTGGCCGAGGTTTTAAATGCCGGGATGCAGAGAGTATCATGTATTATTCATCTACATTCTTCTTTCAGCTACGACAAATTCCTGTCTTTAGCGGAAATAGCAGGTGAACTGCACAATAAAAACATCGACGTATTAATGCTGACCGACCATGCGTCCGTACACCTTGAATACGGGCTATGGCCATTTGAAAATTTGTTAAAAAGAACGTATTCTGATAATTCCGTTATAAAAGCGGGCCCGGAAAAATACTTTTTAGAAATAAAGAAAGCTGAAATTGATAATCCAGGCCTGATGATAATTCCGGGGGTTGAAGCAAATGTATTCTACTACTGGACAGGAAACCCGTTCCGCGGAAAGCTTACCTTAAATGATTGGAATAAGCACATGCTTATAATCGGGCTGGAGAAACCTTCCGATTATTATAGTTTACCCATTCTTGCCAACCCTCATTACAAAAAATTCAATGCTATCCTTTTATGGCCTGTTATCCTGATTTTTGTAGGGTTTGTATTAGGATATAAAAATATATTTTCCTTATTTATTATAGTCACCGGAATGCTGTTTCTATTAATAAACTACCCTTTTACCAGCGCCGAATTTAACCAGTATTACGGGCACAAAGGTGAAAAACCGTATCAAAACCTGATAAACTATGCCAACCAGAAAGGAGCTTTAACCTATTGGGCTCATCCTGAAGCTCCGAATTACGACAATCCTCAAAATCTTGGCCCTGTGAATGCTATTACAAAAAAATACCCGGAAAGCATTTTAAATACCTTGGATTATACCGGCTTTGCCATTTATGCGGAAGGCTATAGGGCTGTCGGCCAGCCTGGAGGCTTCTGGGACCAGGCTTTATTAGAGTATTGCAGTGGAAAAAGGGCAAAGCCTGTCTGGGCTATCGGCGAACGTGATTATAGCACGGATAAAACAATATTAGCTGCGTTATTTAATGAGCTCTGGGTAAAAGACAAAACCAAAGAATCGGTCATGGAGAGCCTTAAAAACGGGAATTGTTATACCGTCTGGAAAACACCCGACTGGGGTTTAACTCTTGATGATTTTTATGTTTCAAACGGGAAAGATACCGCAGTCTGCGGGCAGGAAATACAATATCTCGGCCCGCCAAGGATAAGTTTATCCGTAGGCTCGACAGACAACAAAGAACATAAACTCAGCATTAAGCTGATAAAAAACGGAGAAATACTGAGGGTGTTCGAAGGCGCCACACCCCTGAAAATAATCTACGATGATACGTCAAATTTTGATGCGGGAAAAAGTTATTACCGGCTTGTCGTTGAAGGCCAGACAAATTGCCATATAGCGCTCAACCCCGTTTTCGTTAAAAAGTGAATTTATTTGATTTTTATGATATAATAGGGACGATAAATATTGTTCCTTGATTACGGTGATTAAACGGCAAGATTATAGTGATAAATCTTTGACGTAGCACCGTAATCAGTTTTTAAAAATCGCTGTAATCAACCAGGATGCTATGTACGAAAAATATTGGAACTTAAATGAAAACCCTTTTGAGAACACTCCTGATACTAAATTCCTTTACAACTCCCTCCAACATGAAGAGGGGCTCAACCGTATGCTTTATGTAGTAAAAGAAGGAAAAGGAGCAGGCCTTTTGACCGGTGTTTACGGCTGCGGGAAAACGCTGCTTGCACGG
The Candidatus Liberimonas magnetica DNA segment above includes these coding regions:
- a CDS encoding glycosyltransferase, producing the protein MNILIYDENFHNIYGTVKYILPVVELLSKKHDITLLGDSYFDPNDFKMHYGIALKDVNPQYLDYRHSGINLISHWQHIKKCGQISEITENYDVFINNKYENHWEIKPRAKQNIGLIYFPLNPYHRYLQEEPHKFIKNTLRKLLLSSPKKYDFADQYQQTVTVSDFSKKLVQKFWNFKEVSVIYPWIDIMAENKKTEKKNVICSVLRFRSHYSQHLDRMIDSFKILHKSEAKGWSFHIALGIRHSGNEKIIRYIEHLRSLAQGYPVYFHINLSNERLSDLYGMSKIFWQITGYGSHVDKNPEHFEPFGMPTVEAMNNQCVPVALNEGGQKEIVENNISGFLISNLDEFRQATLLLINKPEVLNAFSKNAYIRSMMFSKERFILQFSKILDKLV
- a CDS encoding PHP domain-containing protein, which gives rise to MKRVLALLFILLLLAEVLNAGMQRVSCIIHLHSSFSYDKFLSLAEIAGELHNKNIDVLMLTDHASVHLEYGLWPFENLLKRTYSDNSVIKAGPEKYFLEIKKAEIDNPGLMIIPGVEANVFYYWTGNPFRGKLTLNDWNKHMLIIGLEKPSDYYSLPILANPHYKKFNAILLWPVILIFVGFVLGYKNIFSLFIIVTGMLFLLINYPFTSAEFNQYYGHKGEKPYQNLINYANQKGALTYWAHPEAPNYDNPQNLGPVNAITKKYPESILNTLDYTGFAIYAEGYRAVGQPGGFWDQALLEYCSGKRAKPVWAIGERDYSTDKTILAALFNELWVKDKTKESVMESLKNGNCYTVWKTPDWGLTLDDFYVSNGKDTAVCGQEIQYLGPPRISLSVGSTDNKEHKLSIKLIKNGEILRVFEGATPLKIIYDDTSNFDAGKSYYRLVVEGQTNCHIALNPVFVKK
- a CDS encoding WbqC family protein, yielding MIVGIHQPQFMPWLGYLDKILKSDIFVFLDDVQFKKNEWQNRNRIKTAQGPQWLTVPVSFHFPEKITEVKINNETNWKKNHNNAFITNYTKAKYSNDIVMLFSDVYGKDWEYLSELNIQVTLKLMGYLGIKTKTLRSSEMETTGTSTERLVSICRQLEADIYLSGAGGKDYLEENKFSEANIKVIFQEFKHPVYPQCFGEFISNLSAIDLLFNCGPDSRDILIR
- a CDS encoding DegT/DnrJ/EryC1/StrS aminotransferase family protein — translated: MNEMNIIPHSKPFIGSSEIEQVCKILASGKIAAGTQVSLFEKYFSKFMGLKNAAAVSSGTAALYLALLALKIKNNDEVIIPSYVCTAVLNAVTLSNAKPVFADCNSDDYNISAEDTKKKITTRTKAIIVPHLFGLPADIKTICSFGIPVIEDCAQTLSADCYGKKAGQWGEISIYSFYATKPFTTGEGGMALSNNKKYTEFIIDYINYDEKTDLEPRFNFKMTDFQAGLGIIQLKRLPDFLKMRKIIANKYNKAFSEKGLLLPVSYPEKEHTFFRYVIGNVAKIDKKLSAFQKKGVTVRRPIFMPLHLYLKKKGFINSEKAWNTSISLPIYPQMTNKEIDKVIEIADDIL